One window of the Bradyrhizobium sp. NP1 genome contains the following:
- a CDS encoding ABC transporter ATP-binding protein codes for MDSKMQPLLCTAGISKHYPSGGTIVRAVSNVSLSIERGEFVAIRGRSGSGKSTLMNLLGLLDRPDSGEYALEGREVAKLSEDRRAAIRSHDIGFIFQLPALLPRATALENVELPLVYAGVPPSKRRRAAKDALDRVGLTDRGHHWPNQLSGGEQQRVVIARATVNDPALILADEPTGSLDSTTGDEILSLFTTLHRDGHTVIVVTHATEVADRARRQITLHDGRIVSDSVASRNNLLLNPLAPDSSS; via the coding sequence TTGGATTCCAAGATGCAGCCGCTGCTCTGTACTGCCGGAATTTCCAAACACTATCCCTCCGGGGGAACGATCGTTCGTGCGGTATCAAACGTTTCACTCTCGATCGAGCGCGGCGAGTTTGTTGCAATTCGTGGCCGCTCGGGTTCGGGAAAGTCAACCTTGATGAACCTTTTGGGCCTCTTGGATCGGCCGGATTCCGGCGAGTATGCGCTAGAGGGTCGAGAAGTTGCAAAGCTGAGCGAGGACAGGCGCGCGGCCATCAGGAGCCACGACATCGGCTTTATATTCCAACTGCCGGCCCTGCTGCCGCGGGCGACCGCGCTGGAAAACGTCGAGCTTCCGCTTGTTTACGCTGGCGTTCCTCCCTCCAAACGACGTCGTGCAGCCAAGGACGCGCTTGACCGCGTGGGCCTGACCGACCGCGGTCATCATTGGCCAAATCAACTCTCGGGAGGAGAGCAGCAGCGGGTTGTGATCGCGCGCGCGACGGTGAACGATCCTGCTCTGATTCTCGCCGACGAACCGACCGGGTCACTGGATAGTACCACCGGCGACGAGATTCTGTCGCTGTTTACGACTCTTCATCGCGATGGTCACACGGTCATCGTGGTCACGCATGCCACCGAGGTCGCGGATCGTGCGCGGCGACAGATCACCCTGCACGACGGACGAATCGTCAGTGACTCGGTGGCATCGCGCAACAACCTGCTTCTGAACCCCCTCGCCCCGGATTCCTCCTCATGA
- a CDS encoding ABC transporter permease: MSPLESLRIATRALRVNKLRSALTVLGIVVGVGAVVCMVSVGAGAQAEVSEKIRTLGANLLLVMPGARNSGGARLESGTQPTLTEEDAASIRRELVDVQVAAPLLSRSIPLVAANKNWVTVVAGINADYLVAREWQVASGRSFTSDEIASGAKVAIVGSVIVEELFNGHAGPGETFRIGNVPFTVIGVLDKKGLGAVGRSQDDVVFIPLSAAKSRVLGAVRGTTREALDFISIKVSDATAMPEIERLIEALLRQRHRIRAEAPSDFRIENPADILFARGAAVRLLGSLLIAVAAVSLVVGGISIMNIMLVSVTERTREIGLRMAVGASRRDIRWQFLIEALILALMGGLVGAVSGAAAAVAIAWKAGWPILISPWAIVLACGFAGFIGISFGLYPAHRAARLDPIVALRFE, encoded by the coding sequence ATGAGTCCTCTGGAGAGCTTGCGAATCGCCACGCGGGCGCTCCGCGTCAACAAATTGCGAAGCGCCTTGACCGTGCTTGGGATCGTCGTTGGCGTAGGGGCTGTAGTCTGCATGGTATCGGTGGGAGCCGGCGCACAAGCGGAAGTTTCCGAGAAGATCCGCACGCTTGGAGCCAACCTCCTGCTCGTCATGCCCGGCGCCAGAAATTCCGGCGGAGCAAGACTTGAATCAGGAACACAGCCCACGCTGACGGAAGAGGACGCCGCTTCAATTCGCCGCGAACTGGTGGACGTGCAGGTCGCAGCTCCGCTGTTGTCGCGTTCCATTCCGCTCGTGGCCGCCAACAAGAACTGGGTGACGGTAGTGGCCGGAATCAATGCCGATTATCTGGTGGCTCGCGAATGGCAGGTTGCCAGTGGCCGATCCTTTACGAGCGACGAGATCGCATCCGGAGCCAAAGTTGCCATCGTCGGATCGGTGATCGTCGAGGAGCTTTTCAATGGGCACGCGGGACCGGGAGAGACGTTTCGGATTGGCAACGTCCCCTTCACCGTGATTGGCGTGCTGGACAAAAAGGGGTTGGGCGCAGTTGGCCGCAGCCAGGACGACGTCGTGTTCATCCCGCTGTCAGCTGCGAAAAGCCGGGTGCTGGGCGCTGTGCGCGGCACAACGCGCGAAGCATTGGATTTCATATCGATCAAAGTATCGGACGCAACTGCGATGCCGGAGATCGAACGGCTGATTGAGGCGCTGCTTCGGCAGCGGCACCGCATTCGCGCCGAGGCCCCCAGTGATTTCAGGATCGAGAATCCAGCGGATATACTGTTTGCACGAGGCGCCGCCGTGCGGCTCCTCGGCAGTCTGTTGATCGCGGTGGCAGCGGTTTCGCTGGTCGTTGGCGGCATTAGCATCATGAACATCATGCTGGTTTCGGTGACCGAGCGTACCCGCGAAATCGGTTTGCGTATGGCGGTCGGGGCCAGCCGCCGCGATATCCGATGGCAATTCCTGATCGAAGCCTTGATCTTGGCGCTGATGGGAGGGCTTGTAGGTGCGGTGTCGGGAGCCGCCGCTGCAGTCGCAATCGCGTGGAAAGCTGGTTGGCCTATCCTGATCAGTCCCTGGGCAATCGTCCTGGCTTGCGGATTTGCGGGGTTCATCGGAATTTCGTTTGGCCTCTATCCTGCCCATCGCGCCGCGCGGCTTGATCCAATTGTGGCGCTGCGCTTCGAATAG
- a CDS encoding MATE family efflux transporter: protein MTSLDKAERGQAAREISGRLASELTETARLAAPIALTQLGQIAMMTTDLAFIGRFGDEAVAAAALAGTVYFVSFTVGMGLMSAVAPLAAQAFGARDPRQVRRALRTGFWAALLVTLPIMMFPLRGEAILLALGQAPGPAHLAQTYLFGLAWGILPALWFIAIRGFMSAINRPEPVLWITLAAIPANAGLVYLLMYGKLGLPRLEMFGVGLATTLVNFGTFVAGLCFVTLRRPFRKYQVLGRVWRVDWALLGKLVVIGAPIAMSFLMEYGLFSAAALLMGRISTAALAAHQVALQVTAILFMVPFGISLAATVRVGQAVGRHDADGVWHAGMAALWLGIALAVALTLAVMLGRFAIATLFFGEAADGAVALTATLLLVGATFFVTDGIQTIVVGALRGMNDTRVPLLFAAVGYWVIGFSLAYYLGLWTSLGAIGVWIGLSCGTAVYAVLLILRFRRLSGRLP, encoded by the coding sequence ATGACGTCACTCGACAAGGCAGAGCGCGGACAGGCCGCGCGCGAAATCAGCGGCCGCCTCGCATCCGAGCTCACCGAGACCGCAAGGCTCGCGGCACCGATCGCGCTGACTCAACTCGGGCAGATCGCGATGATGACGACCGATCTCGCCTTCATCGGCCGCTTCGGCGACGAGGCGGTGGCCGCCGCCGCGCTGGCCGGCACGGTCTACTTCGTCAGCTTCACCGTCGGCATGGGCCTGATGTCCGCCGTCGCGCCGCTCGCAGCCCAAGCGTTCGGCGCGCGCGACCCGCGGCAGGTCAGGCGGGCGCTGCGCACCGGCTTCTGGGCCGCGCTGCTGGTCACGCTGCCGATCATGATGTTCCCGCTGCGCGGCGAAGCAATCCTGCTGGCGCTGGGACAGGCGCCGGGCCCTGCGCATCTGGCGCAAACCTATCTGTTCGGGCTTGCCTGGGGCATCCTGCCGGCACTCTGGTTCATCGCCATCCGCGGCTTCATGAGCGCGATCAACCGGCCCGAGCCGGTTCTCTGGATCACGCTCGCCGCGATCCCCGCCAACGCAGGCCTCGTCTATCTCCTGATGTATGGCAAGCTCGGCCTGCCGCGGCTCGAAATGTTCGGCGTCGGGCTTGCCACCACGCTTGTCAATTTCGGCACGTTCGTCGCCGGCCTGTGCTTCGTCACGCTGCGCCGGCCGTTCCGCAAATACCAGGTGCTCGGGCGCGTCTGGCGCGTCGACTGGGCCCTGCTCGGCAAGCTCGTCGTGATCGGCGCGCCGATCGCGATGTCGTTCCTGATGGAGTACGGGCTGTTTTCGGCCGCGGCGCTCCTGATGGGCCGGATCAGCACGGCGGCGCTCGCGGCCCATCAGGTGGCCCTTCAGGTCACGGCGATCCTGTTCATGGTGCCGTTCGGCATCAGCCTTGCCGCCACGGTGCGGGTCGGACAGGCGGTCGGCCGCCACGATGCCGACGGCGTGTGGCACGCCGGCATGGCGGCGCTGTGGCTCGGCATCGCGCTTGCCGTGGCGCTGACGCTGGCCGTGATGCTCGGCCGTTTCGCGATCGCGACGCTGTTCTTCGGCGAGGCCGCGGACGGCGCCGTCGCGCTCACCGCGACGCTGTTGCTGGTCGGCGCCACCTTCTTCGTCACCGACGGCATCCAGACCATCGTGGTCGGCGCGCTCCGCGGCATGAACGACACCCGCGTGCCGCTGCTGTTTGCCGCGGTCGGCTATTGGGTGATCGGCTTTTCGCTTGCCTATTATCTCGGTCTTTGGACCTCGCTCGGCGCGATCGGGGTCTGGATCGGGCTGTCCTGCGGCACCGCGGTCTACGCCGTGCTGCTGATCCTGCGCTTCCGGCGCCTCTCCGGGCGGCTGCCATGA